From one Flavobacteriales bacterium genomic stretch:
- the metF gene encoding methylenetetrahydrofolate reductase [NAD(P)H] — MKVIDHLRKADRTLFSFEILPPLKGKDIRSIYEGIDPLIEFGPSFINVTYHREEVIYKEKGNGLTQRVRLRKRPGTVGICAMIKAKYGIDTVPHLICGGFSQEETEDALIELNFLGIDNVLALRGDAIKNEAHFTPERDGHAHAVDLIRQINGLNRGKYLHEEEQEAAPTDLCVGAACYPEKHPEALNLNVDIAYLKQKVDAGAEYLVTQMFFDNAKYFRFVDLCREAGIMVPIIPGLKPLTTLKHIAFLPKTFRVDLPDAFAHELVKCRSDLEVKKLGIEWSIEQAKELRDAKVPCLHFYTMGRSEAVRAIVEAVQ; from the coding sequence ATGAAGGTCATCGACCATTTGCGCAAGGCGGACCGCACCCTCTTCAGTTTCGAGATCCTCCCGCCGCTGAAGGGGAAGGATATCCGTTCCATCTACGAGGGCATCGACCCGCTGATCGAATTCGGCCCGAGCTTCATCAACGTCACCTACCACCGCGAGGAGGTAATCTACAAGGAGAAGGGCAATGGTCTCACCCAGCGCGTGCGCCTTCGCAAGCGGCCCGGCACCGTGGGGATCTGCGCCATGATCAAGGCGAAATACGGCATCGATACCGTGCCGCACCTGATCTGCGGCGGCTTCAGCCAGGAAGAGACCGAGGATGCGCTGATCGAGCTCAACTTCCTCGGGATCGACAATGTGCTTGCCTTGCGCGGCGACGCCATCAAGAACGAAGCGCACTTCACGCCCGAGCGTGATGGCCATGCGCACGCCGTTGACCTGATCCGTCAGATCAATGGGCTCAATCGCGGGAAATACCTGCACGAGGAAGAGCAAGAGGCCGCGCCCACCGACCTGTGCGTAGGCGCCGCCTGCTACCCGGAGAAGCATCCCGAGGCGCTCAATCTCAATGTGGACATCGCCTACCTGAAGCAGAAGGTGGACGCTGGCGCGGAGTACCTGGTGACACAGATGTTCTTCGACAACGCGAAGTACTTCCGCTTCGTGGATCTCTGCCGTGAAGCCGGCATCATGGTTCCGATCATCCCGGGCCTGAAACCGCTCACCACGCTCAAGCACATCGCATTCCTGCCGAAGACCTTCCGCGTGGACCTGCCCGATGCATTCGCCCACGAACTGGTGAAGTGCCGCAGCGACCTGGAAGTGAAGAAGCTGGGAATCGAATGGAGCATCGAGCAGGCCAAGGAGCTGCGCGATGCCAAGGTCCCCTGCCTCCATTTCTACACCATGGGCCGCAGCGAGGCGGTGCGAGCGATCGTGGAGGCCGTGCAATAA
- a CDS encoding T9SS type A sorting domain-containing protein: protein MRAPLAVLALTLPSLLLAQVCFDPEATRRIAADEACCHANLTLRSERSDPSRGFDMLHHRLDLVIDPAVRAVSGSVTHRIAALRELTSIELDLSSALVVSDARIDGAPVSFVHADDALTLLLFEPLPEGEQAELEIVYAGEPPSNGFGSFEQADHQGAPIIWTLSEPYGARDWWPCKQDLNDKADSLELIVTTTAGNRVASNGLLIEEADLGNGQVRFRWRHRHPIAYYLIALAVTNYIEFTNTVPLPGGDVQVLNYCYPENLGAWQGASNDIVSQLQLYSELFGAYPFADEKYGHAQFGWGGGMEHQTMSFMGGLWYELIAHEAAHQWFGNLVTCGSWQDLWLNEGFATYLQMLCYERLAPQYWEPQIRARMNQVTSQAGGSVLVTDTLNVARLFDVRLTYAKGALLLHMLRWVCGDDAFFAGLRDYLDDPAIRNKSAVTAQLVAHLEAASGLSLAGFMADWYSGEGYPSYQVPWAQEAGGRVLVQINQATSHPSVDFFEMPIELRFEGEGRTESVVLDHAYNGQRFEISLPFQADSALFDPHAWIVSRQNLVLKLPVAAFLDRERSFIYPNPTSADAWLHVGARLSGEVTVEVLDALGRVAALGRPVVADLRIPVPTNALSAGHYTVRATDAGGTRIELRFIKG, encoded by the coding sequence ATGCGCGCGCCGCTCGCTGTCCTTGCGCTCACCCTTCCCAGCCTGCTCCTGGCGCAGGTCTGCTTCGATCCCGAGGCCACCCGGCGCATCGCCGCGGATGAGGCATGCTGTCACGCGAACCTGACCCTGCGCTCGGAGCGCTCCGACCCTTCGCGCGGCTTCGACATGCTCCATCATCGGCTCGACCTCGTGATCGACCCGGCCGTTCGCGCCGTGAGCGGAAGCGTGACGCATCGGATCGCCGCATTGCGCGAACTCACCTCCATCGAACTCGATCTGAGCAGCGCGCTAGTGGTCTCTGATGCCAGAATCGATGGTGCGCCTGTCAGCTTCGTGCATGCCGATGATGCGCTCACCCTTCTCCTCTTCGAGCCGCTCCCGGAAGGTGAACAGGCCGAGCTGGAGATCGTTTATGCTGGCGAACCGCCCAGCAACGGGTTCGGGTCATTCGAGCAGGCCGATCACCAAGGCGCACCGATCATCTGGACACTGAGCGAGCCCTACGGCGCGAGGGATTGGTGGCCATGCAAGCAGGACCTGAACGATAAGGCCGATTCGCTCGAACTGATCGTGACCACTACCGCGGGCAACCGCGTCGCGAGCAATGGGCTGCTGATCGAAGAGGCTGATCTGGGGAACGGGCAAGTGCGCTTCCGCTGGCGGCACCGGCACCCGATCGCGTACTACCTCATCGCGCTTGCGGTCACCAACTACATCGAGTTCACCAACACGGTGCCGCTTCCCGGCGGCGATGTGCAGGTGCTGAACTATTGCTACCCGGAGAACCTCGGCGCCTGGCAGGGCGCGAGCAACGATATCGTGTCGCAGCTGCAGCTCTACAGTGAGCTCTTCGGGGCCTATCCCTTCGCTGACGAGAAATACGGGCATGCGCAATTCGGCTGGGGCGGCGGCATGGAGCACCAGACCATGAGCTTCATGGGCGGGCTTTGGTACGAACTGATCGCGCACGAGGCGGCGCACCAATGGTTCGGCAATCTGGTCACCTGCGGCAGCTGGCAGGACCTCTGGCTGAATGAGGGTTTCGCCACCTACCTGCAGATGCTCTGCTATGAGCGCCTGGCGCCGCAATACTGGGAGCCGCAGATCCGCGCGCGCATGAACCAGGTGACCTCGCAGGCCGGTGGCAGCGTGCTGGTCACTGACACGCTGAATGTGGCGCGCCTATTCGACGTGCGACTCACCTATGCCAAGGGCGCGCTGCTGCTGCACATGCTTCGCTGGGTGTGCGGTGATGATGCGTTCTTCGCGGGCCTTCGCGATTACCTCGACGATCCGGCCATCCGCAACAAGAGCGCGGTTACGGCCCAGCTGGTCGCGCACCTGGAAGCCGCAAGCGGGCTCAGCCTCGCCGGTTTCATGGCGGATTGGTACAGCGGCGAAGGGTATCCCTCGTATCAGGTGCCATGGGCGCAGGAAGCCGGCGGCCGCGTGCTCGTGCAGATCAATCAAGCGACTTCGCATCCGAGCGTCGATTTCTTCGAGATGCCGATCGAGCTCCGCTTCGAGGGTGAAGGCCGCACGGAGAGCGTGGTGCTCGATCACGCATACAACGGCCAGCGCTTCGAGATCTCGCTGCCATTCCAGGCCGATTCCGCGCTTTTTGACCCGCATGCCTGGATCGTGAGCCGGCAGAACCTCGTGCTCAAACTGCCCGTGGCGGCGTTCTTGGATCGTGAACGGTCCTTCATCTATCCGAACCCGACCAGCGCCGATGCCTGGCTACATGTTGGTGCGCGCCTGAGCGGTGAGGTCACCGTGGAGGTGCTCGATGCCTTGGGCCGCGTGGCCGCGTTGGGCCGGCCCGTGGTGGCAGACCTGCGCATTCCGGTGCCCACCAATGCATTGTCGGCAGGGCACTACACCGTCCGCGCAACCGATGCCGGAGGAACGCGGATCGAGCTGCGCTTCATCAAGGGGTAG
- a CDS encoding lipoprotein signal peptidase, whose amino-acid sequence MKRAAAIILFVLLADQALKVWVKLTFTIGQHIPEHLDSWYYLHFIENEGMAFGMKLGGEYGKLALTLLRIAAVIGIGFALRRMVAQQAPRLQVVSVSLVLAGALGNIIDSTFYGLVFSASTPDDVAELLPPEGGYASLFHGAVVDMFHFPIWRGQLPQWIPRYGGSSFEFFQPVFNIADASITIGIVLFIAAQRMLKRSPAMDDSSAAPPAQEQASDAPPTTP is encoded by the coding sequence TTGAAGCGCGCAGCAGCCATTATCCTGTTCGTGCTGCTGGCCGATCAGGCCTTGAAGGTGTGGGTGAAGCTCACCTTCACCATCGGGCAGCACATCCCGGAGCACCTCGATAGCTGGTATTACCTGCACTTCATCGAGAACGAGGGCATGGCCTTCGGCATGAAGCTGGGTGGCGAGTACGGCAAGCTGGCCTTGACGCTGCTGCGCATCGCTGCGGTGATCGGAATCGGCTTCGCCCTGCGGCGCATGGTGGCGCAACAGGCGCCAAGGCTTCAGGTCGTCAGCGTGTCGCTCGTGTTGGCTGGCGCTCTGGGCAACATCATCGACAGCACCTTCTATGGCTTGGTCTTCAGCGCGAGCACACCGGATGATGTGGCGGAGCTGCTTCCGCCCGAAGGCGGTTACGCCAGCCTCTTCCATGGCGCCGTTGTGGACATGTTCCACTTCCCGATCTGGCGCGGGCAATTGCCACAGTGGATCCCGCGGTACGGCGGTTCCTCTTTCGAGTTCTTCCAACCCGTGTTCAACATCGCGGATGCGTCCATCACCATCGGCATTGTCCTGTTCATCGCCGCGCAGCGCATGCTGAAGCGCTCGCCTGCCATGGACGACTCAAGCGCTGCGCCCCCCGCGCAGGAGCAGGCGTCAGACGCGCCTCCCACTACCCCTTGA
- a CDS encoding TraR/DksA family transcriptional regulator — MRPVSAPVVKKHVSTLESADKARYSDPELEEFREIIMKKLDEARKDYDLLKQTLANTDNNGTDDTSPSFKMIEDGSETLSREETAQLAARQEKFIKHLEDALLRIRNKTYGICRVTGRLISKERLRLVPHATLSIEAKQQMGN, encoded by the coding sequence ATGCGTCCGGTATCCGCACCGGTCGTGAAGAAGCATGTGAGCACATTGGAAAGCGCGGACAAGGCGCGTTACAGCGACCCAGAGCTGGAAGAGTTCCGCGAGATCATCATGAAGAAGCTCGATGAGGCGCGCAAGGATTACGACCTGCTGAAGCAGACCCTTGCCAACACGGACAACAACGGCACAGACGACACGAGCCCGTCGTTCAAGATGATCGAGGATGGCAGCGAGACCCTGAGCCGTGAGGAGACCGCACAGCTCGCCGCGCGCCAGGAGAAGTTCATCAAGCACCTTGAGGACGCCTTGCTGCGGATCCGCAACAAGACCTACGGCATCTGCCGCGTCACCGGCCGCTTGATCAGCAAGGAGCGCCTGCGGTTGGTGCCGCACGCCACGCTGAGCATCGAGGCAAAGCAGCAGATGGGCAACTAG
- a CDS encoding isoleucine--tRNA ligase: protein MDKRFPQYDELDLPKVAEEVLKQWEAEDTFGQSLELRKDAPPFVFYEGPPSANGLPGIHHVMARAIKDIFCRYQTQKGHRVDRKAGWDTHGLPIELGVEKELGITKEDIGKKISIEEYNAACKKAVMRYTDVWNDMTRRIGFWLDLEKPYVTYHTKYIESVWHLLKQLYDQDLLYKGYTIQPYSPAAGTGLSSHELNQPGTYKPVKDTSVVAQFKVKRDANSEWLFKEAFGDVFILAWTTTPWTLPSNCALTVGPKLDYVRVKTFNPYTHAPQTVVLAKARLNAYFKEDNKDASFVDYKKDGKNIPWSVLDEFYGHQLEGVRYEQLLAYATPEGGDAFKVIGGDFVTTEDGTGVVHTAPSFGADDQRVARQHNIGSLTLVDLRGRFKPEVTDFAGECVKAEYLSAEEQAAEAKKQGRDKYLSVDERIAIKLKTEGRAFKVEKYEHNYPHCWRTDKPVLYYPLDSWFVRVTAKKDRLIALNKAINWKPESTGTGRFGNWLENLQDWNLSRSRYWGIPLPIWRTADGDEELCIGSLKQLKEEIARAVKAGVMHEDPYASFDPADMSDANYDRVDLHRPYADNIVLVSPGGKPMKREADLIDVWFDSGAMPYAQWHYPFENEATFKEKFPAAFIAEGVDQTRGWFYTLHAIATLTQDAVAYRTVVSNGLVLDKVGQKMSKRLGNAVDPFKTLDAYGADAVRWYMISNASPWDNLKFDAEGITEVQRKFFRALFNTYNFFALYANIDGYDGTGEASLTESDRWILSRLNSVMKLADASYADYEPTVAARAIQDFVVEDLSNWYVRLNRRRFWKGEMGADKNAAFQTLHRCLEVVAMLSAPIAPFFSDRLFRDLKGTSVHLSDWPKHNEALIDTELEQRTALAQKLTSLVLSVRKKEGHRVRQPLQKVLVPVTDNTMRTRLEAIRDLVLSEVNVKELVILDASESKLTKRIKPDFKKLGARMGKLMKSVAAAVNGFSQAQIAELEANGRMKLSAEGQEVELLRDDVEITAENVPGLSVASDGALTVALDITLTDELVQEGIARELVSRIQALRKESGFEVTDRVLLHIQSRGDGRIERAVRNHAAYILSETLAVTPEDQMLVAALPAEGAGIHEVEISDSLRCALSLVQSAN from the coding sequence ATGGACAAGCGTTTCCCGCAATACGACGAACTCGATCTGCCCAAGGTCGCCGAAGAGGTGTTGAAGCAGTGGGAGGCCGAGGACACCTTCGGCCAGAGCCTCGAGCTGCGCAAGGACGCGCCGCCCTTCGTGTTCTACGAGGGCCCGCCCAGCGCCAACGGCCTGCCCGGCATCCACCATGTGATGGCACGCGCCATCAAGGACATCTTCTGCCGTTACCAGACCCAGAAGGGCCACCGCGTGGATCGCAAGGCCGGTTGGGACACCCACGGCCTGCCCATCGAACTGGGCGTGGAGAAGGAACTCGGCATCACCAAGGAGGACATCGGGAAGAAGATCAGCATCGAGGAGTACAATGCCGCGTGCAAGAAGGCCGTGATGCGCTACACCGATGTGTGGAACGACATGACGCGGCGCATCGGCTTCTGGCTTGATCTGGAGAAGCCATACGTCACCTACCACACGAAGTACATCGAGAGCGTGTGGCATCTGCTGAAGCAGCTGTACGACCAGGACCTGCTGTACAAGGGCTACACGATCCAACCGTATTCACCAGCGGCGGGCACGGGACTGTCCTCGCACGAGCTCAACCAGCCCGGCACCTACAAGCCGGTGAAGGACACCAGCGTGGTGGCGCAGTTCAAGGTGAAGCGGGATGCCAATAGCGAGTGGCTCTTCAAAGAAGCCTTTGGCGATGTGTTCATCCTCGCGTGGACGACCACGCCCTGGACCCTTCCCAGCAACTGCGCGCTCACCGTGGGCCCCAAGCTGGACTATGTGCGCGTGAAGACCTTCAACCCGTACACGCACGCGCCGCAGACCGTGGTGCTGGCGAAGGCCCGGTTGAACGCGTACTTCAAGGAGGACAACAAGGATGCTTCATTCGTGGATTACAAGAAGGACGGGAAGAACATCCCCTGGAGCGTCCTCGACGAATTCTACGGCCACCAGCTGGAGGGCGTGCGCTACGAGCAGCTGCTCGCTTACGCCACACCTGAAGGCGGCGATGCCTTCAAGGTGATCGGCGGCGACTTCGTGACCACGGAGGACGGCACCGGCGTGGTGCACACGGCGCCCAGCTTCGGTGCGGATGACCAACGCGTGGCGCGCCAGCACAACATCGGCTCGCTCACGCTGGTGGATCTGCGAGGCCGCTTCAAGCCAGAAGTGACCGACTTCGCGGGTGAGTGCGTGAAGGCCGAATACCTCAGCGCAGAGGAGCAGGCTGCGGAAGCGAAGAAGCAGGGCCGCGACAAGTACCTCAGCGTGGATGAGCGCATCGCCATCAAGCTGAAGACCGAGGGCCGCGCCTTCAAGGTGGAGAAGTACGAGCACAACTACCCGCACTGCTGGCGCACTGACAAGCCCGTGCTCTACTATCCGCTCGACAGCTGGTTCGTGCGCGTCACAGCGAAGAAGGACCGGCTAATCGCGCTGAACAAGGCCATCAACTGGAAGCCCGAGAGCACCGGCACCGGCCGCTTCGGCAACTGGCTGGAGAACCTGCAGGACTGGAACTTGTCGCGTTCCCGCTACTGGGGCATTCCGCTGCCGATCTGGCGCACGGCGGATGGCGATGAGGAGCTCTGCATCGGCTCGTTGAAACAGTTGAAGGAGGAGATCGCGCGCGCTGTAAAGGCGGGTGTCATGCATGAGGATCCGTATGCCTCGTTCGACCCCGCGGACATGAGCGATGCGAACTACGACCGCGTCGACCTGCACCGTCCGTACGCCGACAACATCGTGCTCGTAAGCCCCGGTGGCAAGCCGATGAAACGCGAGGCCGACCTCATCGACGTGTGGTTCGACAGCGGCGCGATGCCCTACGCGCAGTGGCATTACCCCTTCGAGAACGAAGCGACTTTCAAGGAGAAGTTCCCCGCTGCCTTCATCGCGGAAGGCGTGGATCAAACGCGCGGCTGGTTCTATACGCTGCACGCAATCGCCACGCTCACGCAGGACGCCGTTGCGTACCGGACCGTGGTGAGCAACGGCCTGGTGCTCGACAAGGTGGGCCAGAAGATGAGCAAGCGCCTGGGCAACGCCGTGGACCCGTTCAAGACGCTGGACGCCTATGGTGCCGATGCCGTGCGCTGGTACATGATCAGTAACGCCTCGCCTTGGGACAACCTGAAGTTCGATGCGGAGGGCATCACCGAGGTGCAGCGCAAGTTCTTCCGCGCGCTCTTCAACACCTACAACTTCTTCGCGCTGTATGCGAACATCGATGGCTACGATGGCACTGGCGAAGCCTCGCTCACCGAGAGCGATCGCTGGATCCTCTCTCGCCTCAACAGCGTGATGAAGCTCGCCGATGCGAGCTACGCTGACTATGAGCCCACCGTCGCCGCACGCGCCATCCAGGACTTCGTTGTCGAAGACCTGAGCAACTGGTACGTGCGCCTCAACCGCCGCCGCTTCTGGAAAGGTGAGATGGGTGCAGACAAGAACGCTGCGTTCCAGACGTTGCACCGTTGCTTGGAAGTGGTGGCCATGCTCAGCGCACCCATTGCTCCATTCTTCAGCGACCGCCTCTTTCGCGACTTGAAGGGCACGAGTGTTCACCTGAGCGATTGGCCGAAGCACAACGAAGCTTTGATCGATACCGAACTGGAGCAACGCACGGCACTTGCGCAGAAACTCACATCGCTAGTGCTCAGCGTCCGCAAGAAGGAAGGCCACCGCGTGCGTCAGCCCTTGCAGAAGGTGCTCGTGCCTGTTACGGATAACACCATGCGCACGCGCCTGGAGGCCATCCGCGACCTCGTGCTAAGCGAGGTGAACGTGAAGGAGCTCGTGATCCTCGATGCCAGCGAGAGCAAGCTCACCAAGAGGATCAAGCCCGACTTCAAGAAGCTGGGCGCACGCATGGGCAAGCTGATGAAGAGCGTGGCTGCGGCCGTGAACGGATTCTCACAAGCGCAGATCGCGGAGCTCGAAGCGAACGGCCGCATGAAGCTGAGCGCGGAAGGCCAGGAGGTGGAACTGCTGCGGGATGACGTAGAGATCACCGCGGAGAACGTACCGGGGCTGAGCGTGGCAAGCGATGGAGCGCTCACCGTGGCGCTCGACATCACCCTCACGGACGAACTGGTGCAGGAGGGTATCGCCCGCGAGCTGGTGAGCCGGATCCAGGCCCTGCGGAAGGAAAGCGGCTTCGAGGTGACCGATCGCGTGTTGCTCCATATCCAGTCCCGGGGGGACGGGCGCATCGAACGAGCGGTGCGCAACCATGCCGCCTACATTCTCTCGGAGACCTTGGCCGTAACGCCTGAAGACCAAATGCTTGTGGCTGCGCTACCTGCAGAGGGCGCAGGCATCCACGAAGTGGAGATCAGCGACAGCCTCCGCTGTGCGCTAAGCCTTGTCCAATCGGCCAATTGA
- a CDS encoding NYN domain-containing protein, with protein sequence MKKINDTTIALLIDGDNAAPKRLAAILEEVSKQGTITIRRIYGDWTTQGMTGWKDLLNSNAIQPVQQFAYTKGKNSTDSALIIDAMDILHGELVDAFCIVSSDSDYTRLATRLRESGLFVMGVGEKKTPDAFVNACERFIYVENLDVHEEPRSEPKRSVASKRSASPSAVPAANSLSQNSDLMRKLRKAFNIAKGEEEEASLSLIGQALRRLDPGFDPRSYGHASLSSLVSALKDRLETRREEKGNTVMVRFRP encoded by the coding sequence ATGAAGAAGATCAACGACACCACGATCGCGCTATTGATCGATGGTGACAACGCGGCGCCGAAGCGGCTGGCCGCGATCCTGGAGGAGGTGAGCAAGCAGGGCACCATCACCATCCGGCGGATCTATGGCGACTGGACCACGCAGGGCATGACGGGCTGGAAGGACTTGCTGAACAGCAACGCGATCCAGCCTGTGCAGCAGTTCGCTTACACCAAGGGCAAGAACAGCACGGATAGCGCACTGATCATCGATGCCATGGATATCCTGCACGGCGAACTGGTGGACGCATTCTGCATCGTGAGCAGCGACAGCGACTACACCCGGCTGGCGACACGTTTGCGCGAGAGCGGCCTTTTCGTGATGGGCGTGGGCGAGAAGAAGACCCCGGATGCCTTCGTGAATGCCTGCGAGCGTTTCATCTATGTGGAGAACCTGGATGTGCATGAAGAGCCCCGGTCCGAGCCGAAACGATCGGTGGCCTCCAAGCGGTCAGCCTCCCCGTCGGCCGTACCGGCCGCCAATTCGCTTTCCCAGAACAGCGACCTGATGCGCAAGCTCCGCAAGGCTTTCAATATCGCCAAAGGCGAGGAGGAGGAGGCATCGCTGAGCCTCATCGGCCAGGCCTTGCGCCGTCTCGATCCCGGATTCGACCCGCGCAGCTACGGGCATGCCTCGCTGTCCTCGCTCGTGAGCGCGCTGAAGGACCGATTGGAGACCCGCCGCGAGGAGAAGGGGAACACGGTGATGGTGCGGTTCCGGCCCTAG
- a CDS encoding NAD(P)/FAD-dependent oxidoreductase, with amino-acid sequence MSHHHDILIIGGGTAGIMTAAQLRRKDKKLNIAILDPAKDHWYQPAWTLVGAGTFSMKETRRDERDQIPEGVTWIQEAAARFEPEESAVVSASGKRFTYGHLIVCPGIKLDIDALPGLREALDTDSVCSNYIDPEKTLRVLKAFKGGNAVFTQPATPIKCGGAPQKAAYLADEFFRRSGVRDKTRLVFATPGSVIFGVEPFRFALEDVVRKKNIILKTFYKPVRIDPAKKEIHFAWSKPGDNQCVITEDQGLKEKVEGQSTIVMPYDMLHLAPPQSAPDFVKDSPLACAEGPNKGWLDVDINTLQHKRYPNIFGLGDAAALPTAKTGAAIRKQAPVVVANTLQRIKDGALASERYEGYSSCPLVTGYGKMLLAEFKYDNVRDSDPLLSKLFDTSKPLWSMWVLKKYGLPWLYWNKMMKGAM; translated from the coding sequence ATGAGCCATCATCACGACATCCTCATCATTGGCGGCGGCACCGCCGGCATCATGACGGCCGCGCAACTGCGGCGCAAGGACAAGAAGCTCAACATCGCCATCCTCGATCCCGCCAAGGATCATTGGTACCAGCCGGCCTGGACACTGGTCGGCGCGGGCACCTTCAGCATGAAGGAGACACGACGCGATGAGCGTGACCAGATCCCCGAAGGCGTCACGTGGATCCAAGAGGCGGCGGCCAGATTCGAGCCGGAGGAGAGCGCGGTGGTCTCCGCTTCCGGCAAGCGGTTCACGTACGGGCATCTGATCGTCTGCCCGGGCATCAAACTCGATATCGATGCCTTGCCCGGACTGCGTGAGGCGCTGGACACCGATAGCGTGTGCAGCAACTACATCGACCCGGAGAAGACCCTGCGCGTGCTGAAAGCCTTCAAGGGAGGCAATGCGGTTTTCACGCAGCCTGCCACGCCCATTAAATGCGGGGGTGCGCCCCAGAAGGCCGCCTACCTCGCCGATGAGTTCTTCCGCAGGAGCGGCGTGCGCGACAAGACCCGCCTCGTCTTCGCAACGCCCGGCTCGGTCATCTTCGGCGTGGAGCCCTTCCGCTTCGCGCTGGAGGATGTGGTGCGCAAGAAGAACATCATCCTCAAGACCTTCTATAAGCCGGTGCGCATCGACCCGGCGAAGAAGGAGATCCACTTCGCCTGGAGCAAGCCTGGCGACAACCAATGCGTGATCACCGAGGACCAAGGATTGAAGGAGAAGGTCGAAGGACAGAGCACCATCGTGATGCCCTACGACATGCTGCATCTGGCTCCCCCGCAGAGCGCGCCTGACTTCGTGAAGGACTCGCCGCTCGCCTGCGCCGAAGGGCCGAACAAAGGCTGGCTGGATGTGGACATCAACACCTTGCAGCACAAGCGCTATCCGAACATCTTCGGGCTGGGTGATGCCGCTGCGCTGCCCACGGCCAAGACCGGTGCGGCCATCCGAAAGCAAGCGCCCGTGGTGGTGGCCAACACCCTGCAGCGGATCAAGGACGGCGCGCTGGCCAGCGAGCGCTACGAGGGGTACAGCAGCTGTCCACTCGTGACGGGCTATGGCAAGATGCTTCTTGCCGAATTCAAGTACGACAACGTCCGTGACAGCGACCCCCTGCTCAGCAAGCTCTTCGACACCAGCAAGCCGCTGTGGAGCATGTGGGTGCTGAAGAAATACGGCCTGCCTTGGCTGTATTGGAACAAGATGATGAAGGGGGCGATGTAG
- a CDS encoding DUF2029 domain-containing protein, with the protein MSDRQLLRAAIGALILLSLAIDVSLTCKYGGVDLRDKVVGARSLLAGRSMYFNPWHPGESERFADPMVPAGATMTRYTGTPFQALAMAPLGLLSFGSLRLPWLLAQYALLLLAVFMAHRALGNGDWRAELITGLVLVALLASTSWRLHVERGQVYIGFAALIATLFWSLAKERHLLAGALAAALILFKPTYAFLLLPLALRMNARLIAGGALMLIASAGLFAILPNGLAAWGEYFEAMRAWSAMPGVGAPPTSDPDAFTYPALIEGLGNLRDHHAMEFENGSVAAVLIAVAGIELPALLPWAAYALVLGTAGILLRKRINGLPRAHLLLIGFMAWTFLMMLLPTPRFDYQLVHWIAPALLLLHTWRERPLAVNLLLAIAGVLVAGGWSVLPVNILLAEALLLLACGWMLSRSEPSSAL; encoded by the coding sequence ATGAGCGACCGACAACTCCTTCGCGCGGCAATCGGCGCACTGATCCTCCTCAGCTTGGCGATCGATGTCTCGCTCACGTGCAAATACGGCGGCGTGGATCTGCGCGATAAGGTGGTCGGGGCGCGCAGCCTGCTCGCCGGGAGGTCCATGTACTTCAATCCGTGGCATCCCGGCGAATCTGAACGCTTCGCCGACCCTATGGTGCCTGCGGGCGCTACCATGACTCGTTACACAGGAACGCCTTTCCAAGCGCTGGCCATGGCGCCTTTGGGGTTGCTCTCCTTCGGTTCGTTGCGCCTGCCTTGGCTGCTGGCGCAATACGCCCTGCTCTTGCTGGCCGTGTTCATGGCTCACCGTGCGTTGGGCAACGGGGATTGGCGTGCGGAACTGATCACTGGCCTGGTGCTCGTGGCCCTGCTCGCATCCACCTCGTGGCGATTGCACGTGGAGCGCGGGCAGGTCTACATCGGATTCGCAGCGCTCATCGCGACCTTGTTCTGGAGCTTGGCGAAGGAGCGACACTTGCTTGCCGGCGCGCTTGCCGCAGCGCTCATCCTATTCAAGCCGACCTATGCTTTCCTGCTGTTGCCGCTCGCATTGCGCATGAATGCACGGTTGATCGCAGGCGGGGCGCTCATGCTCATCGCAAGCGCAGGTCTATTCGCCATCCTCCCCAATGGCTTAGCGGCATGGGGCGAGTACTTCGAGGCCATGCGCGCATGGAGCGCCATGCCGGGCGTTGGTGCGCCACCCACTTCAGATCCCGATGCATTCACCTATCCTGCCCTGATCGAGGGGCTTGGCAACCTGCGCGATCACCACGCCATGGAATTCGAGAATGGATCGGTGGCGGCTGTCCTGATTGCTGTGGCTGGCATCGAGCTGCCAGCCCTCCTTCCTTGGGCCGCGTATGCCTTGGTGCTTGGGACAGCAGGAATCCTGTTGCGGAAGCGCATCAACGGCTTACCGCGCGCGCACTTGCTGCTGATCGGGTTCATGGCGTGGACCTTCCTGATGATGTTGCTGCCCACCCCGCGCTTCGACTACCAGCTCGTTCATTGGATCGCCCCAGCGCTTCTCTTGCTTCATACGTGGCGCGAGCGGCCCTTGGCAGTCAACCTGCTTCTTGCCATCGCGGGCGTCCTGGTCGCAGGTGGCTGGTCTGTGCTTCCGGTGAACATCCTCCTCGCCGAAGCATTGCTCCTGCTGGCGTGCGGATGGATGCTCTCGCGAAGTGAACCAAGCAGTGCGTTGTAA